The proteins below are encoded in one region of Pseudoduganella armeniaca:
- a CDS encoding DMT family transporter, whose product MSITLLCIVLCAAVLHASWNAVVKAGPDKLFGTVLVASSAALVALPLLCFVTPPAPASWPWLAASAGCHLLYYRLLAAAYAHGDMSHAYPLMRGAAPLFTLAASAPLLDETLTWAQYGAAGVICGGVLAMSLGHGHAGRRTTLFALGNALAIAAYTLIDGIGVRRSGSAAGYTLWLFVLSAPPLLLSMLPRRTALLAYARRHWRTGLMGSVGTVAAYGLALWAMTRAPVALVAALRETSILFATLIAAVLLRENVGRRRMAAAGLIACGAAAMRFA is encoded by the coding sequence ATGTCCATCACGCTGCTCTGCATCGTCCTGTGCGCCGCCGTGCTGCACGCCAGCTGGAACGCGGTGGTCAAGGCCGGTCCCGACAAGCTGTTCGGGACCGTGCTGGTGGCCAGCAGCGCCGCGTTGGTCGCCCTGCCCCTGCTGTGCTTCGTCACGCCGCCGGCCCCCGCCAGCTGGCCCTGGCTGGCGGCCTCGGCTGGTTGCCACCTGCTGTATTACCGGCTGCTGGCGGCCGCCTACGCACATGGCGACATGAGCCACGCCTACCCGCTGATGCGCGGCGCCGCGCCCCTGTTCACCCTGGCCGCCAGCGCGCCGCTGCTGGACGAAACGCTAACGTGGGCGCAGTATGGCGCCGCCGGCGTGATCTGCGGCGGCGTGCTCGCGATGAGCCTGGGGCACGGCCACGCCGGACGCCGCACGACCTTGTTCGCGCTAGGCAATGCCCTGGCCATTGCCGCCTACACGCTGATCGACGGCATCGGCGTGCGCCGCTCCGGCAGCGCGGCCGGTTATACCTTGTGGCTGTTCGTGCTGTCGGCGCCGCCGCTGCTGTTGTCCATGCTGCCGCGCCGGACCGCCTTGCTGGCCTACGCACGGCGCCACTGGCGCACGGGCCTGATGGGCAGCGTCGGCACGGTGGCCGCCTACGGCCTGGCGCTGTGGGCCATGACCAGGGCACCCGTGGCCCTGGTGGCCGCGCTGCGCGAAACCTCGATCCTGTTCGCGACCCTGATCGCCGCTGTGCTGTTGCGCGAGAATGTCGGCCGGCGCCGCATGGCCGCGGCCGGCCTGATCGCCTGCGGCGCGGCGGCCATGCGGTTTGCTTGA
- a CDS encoding hybrid sensor histidine kinase/response regulator produces the protein MARTADIIARQVEHMTRLIDDLLDVSRVTRGLVKLNRQPLDLRSVVEDAVEQAYPLFKSRRQQLELSLPEVPVGVDADHKRMVQVVANLLNNAAKYTPEYGHVRIAVVRDDAIVRLTVTDDGIGMAPELVTRVFELFTQAERTSDRSQGGLGLGLALARTLVLLHGGSVRAHSDGLDRGSTFTVELPWHELPAAGAAVVPADAASVRPGRLRCLVVDDNADAAQTLALFLDAAGHDVVVAHRAAEALALASARQPQVCFLDIGLPDLDGNELATRLRALPQTANAHLIAVTGYGRKEDQEKAIAAGFDHYFVKPMDTAKLVNLLGVLTGQARQVGEAATSG, from the coding sequence GTGGCGCGCACGGCCGACATCATCGCGCGCCAGGTCGAGCACATGACGCGCCTGATCGACGACCTGCTGGACGTGTCGCGCGTGACGCGCGGCCTGGTCAAGCTCAATCGCCAGCCGCTCGACTTGCGCAGCGTGGTCGAGGACGCGGTCGAGCAGGCCTACCCGTTGTTCAAGAGCCGTCGCCAACAGCTCGAACTGAGCTTGCCCGAGGTGCCGGTCGGTGTCGACGCCGATCACAAGCGCATGGTGCAGGTGGTGGCGAACCTGCTCAACAACGCGGCCAAGTACACCCCCGAATACGGCCACGTGCGCATCGCCGTGGTACGCGACGACGCGATCGTGCGCCTGACCGTGACGGACGACGGCATCGGCATGGCACCCGAGCTGGTGACGCGCGTGTTCGAGCTGTTCACGCAGGCCGAGCGCACCTCCGACCGCTCGCAGGGCGGCCTGGGACTGGGACTGGCGCTCGCCCGCACGCTGGTGCTGCTGCACGGCGGCAGCGTGCGCGCCCACAGCGATGGCCTCGATCGTGGCAGCACGTTTACCGTCGAACTGCCGTGGCATGAGCTGCCGGCGGCAGGCGCCGCCGTCGTGCCTGCCGACGCCGCATCGGTCCGGCCCGGCCGGCTGCGCTGCCTCGTGGTGGACGACAACGCCGATGCGGCGCAGACACTGGCCCTGTTCCTGGACGCGGCCGGGCACGACGTCGTCGTCGCCCACCGCGCCGCCGAGGCGCTGGCGCTGGCGAGCGCGCGCCAGCCGCAGGTGTGCTTCCTCGACATCGGCCTGCCCGACCTGGACGGCAACGAACTGGCCACGCGCCTGCGCGCGCTGCCGCAGACGGCCAACGCGCACCTGATCGCGGTGACCGGCTACGGCCGCAAGGAAGACCAGGAGAAGGCCATCGCCGCCGGCTTCGACCATTATTTCGTCAAGCCGATGGACACGGCCAAGCTGGTCAACCTGCTGGGCGTGCTGACGGGGCAGGCGCGGCAGGTGGGGGAGGCGGCTACGTCGGGGTAA
- a CDS encoding HDOD domain-containing protein — protein MNKLEAFGHIAALAIRGDLVFPTSVNAALRVQLALDDPDCPMDEAIRLVLAEPLLAARTVALSNSAMFNRGGGTITNVRAAITRVGYHNLYALAAAMVVRQFGSKISDPALRAKAEQLWEHTIHVACLARLIAREVTEVNQDTALFAGIVHEVGGFYLLSRADEFPGLLDPDPDNWQPASEEIILREVMHKLGIPEPVASAIEGLRDGFLGVPPETLLDTLLLANHFSPVPSPLATPREAIPQADSVVDLFIDEEMAQRMVEQAKADAAAMNGAMLV, from the coding sequence ATGAATAAACTGGAAGCCTTCGGGCACATCGCCGCGCTGGCGATTCGTGGCGACCTGGTGTTCCCCACCAGCGTCAACGCCGCATTGCGGGTCCAGCTGGCACTGGACGATCCGGACTGCCCGATGGACGAGGCCATCCGCCTGGTGCTGGCCGAACCGCTGCTGGCCGCGCGCACCGTCGCGCTGTCCAACTCGGCCATGTTCAATCGCGGCGGCGGCACGATCACCAATGTGCGGGCCGCGATCACCCGCGTCGGCTACCACAACCTGTATGCGCTGGCGGCGGCGATGGTCGTGCGTCAGTTCGGCAGCAAGATCAGCGACCCGGCGCTGCGCGCCAAGGCCGAGCAGCTGTGGGAACACACGATCCACGTGGCTTGCCTGGCCCGCCTGATCGCCCGTGAAGTGACGGAAGTGAACCAGGACACCGCCCTGTTCGCCGGCATCGTGCACGAAGTCGGCGGCTTCTACCTGCTGTCGCGCGCGGACGAATTCCCCGGCCTGCTGGACCCCGATCCGGACAACTGGCAACCGGCCAGCGAGGAGATCATCCTGCGCGAGGTGATGCACAAGCTGGGCATTCCGGAACCGGTGGCCAGCGCCATCGAGGGCCTGCGCGACGGTTTCCTGGGCGTGCCGCCGGAAACGCTGCTGGACACCCTGCTGCTGGCCAACCACTTCTCGCCGGTGCCATCGCCGCTGGCCACGCCACGCGAGGCCATTCCGCAGGCCGATTCCGTCGTCGATCTCTTTATCGACGAGGAGATGGCCCAGCGCATGGTCGAGCAGGCCAAGGCGGATGCCGCCGCGATGAACGGCGCGATGCTGGTCTGA
- the hmpA gene encoding NO-inducible flavohemoprotein — MLSAEHRAIVSATVPILEQGGEALTTHFYQLLFADFPEVKAYFNQAHQHDGGQPRALANSILMYAKNIDRLAALGDLVSVIVNKHVSLNILPEHYPMVGASLLKAIREVLGAETATDAVLEAWGAAYGQLAEILIGAERAAYEGQAHAPGGWNGLRRFVVAEKRAESEEITSFVLRPEDGGAVMDFQPGQYIGLRVRVDGVEQRRQYSLSAAANGKSYQISVKREPGGKVSNHLHDSVQVGDVVELLPPSGAFTISDSDKPIVLISGGVGITPTLPMLKRALATGREVRFIHAARHGGVHAFRDHVDALAKQHPQLRRHYVYAETRDGHPAPDAVGFLDRDTLAGWLPQSRDVEAYFLGPTGFMRTVKQLLRELGIPESQTYFEFFGPAASLN; from the coding sequence ATGCTGTCTGCCGAACACCGCGCCATCGTTTCCGCCACCGTTCCCATCCTGGAGCAGGGCGGTGAGGCGCTGACCACCCATTTCTACCAGCTGCTGTTTGCCGACTTCCCCGAAGTCAAGGCGTACTTCAACCAGGCGCACCAGCACGACGGCGGCCAGCCGCGCGCGTTGGCGAACAGCATCCTGATGTACGCGAAGAACATCGACCGCCTGGCGGCGCTGGGCGACCTGGTGTCCGTCATCGTCAACAAGCACGTGTCGCTGAACATCCTGCCGGAGCACTATCCGATGGTGGGGGCCAGCCTGCTGAAGGCGATCCGCGAAGTGCTGGGGGCCGAGACCGCCACCGATGCCGTGCTGGAAGCCTGGGGGGCCGCCTACGGCCAGCTGGCCGAGATCCTGATCGGCGCCGAGCGTGCGGCCTATGAGGGCCAGGCGCACGCGCCGGGCGGCTGGAACGGCCTGCGCCGCTTCGTGGTGGCCGAAAAACGCGCCGAGAGCGAGGAAATCACCAGCTTCGTGCTGCGCCCGGAGGACGGCGGCGCGGTGATGGACTTCCAGCCGGGGCAGTACATCGGCCTGCGCGTGCGGGTCGACGGTGTCGAGCAGCGCCGTCAATATTCGCTGTCGGCCGCCGCCAACGGCAAGTCGTACCAGATCAGCGTCAAGCGCGAACCGGGCGGCAAGGTGTCGAACCACCTGCACGACAGCGTCCAGGTAGGGGACGTGGTCGAACTGCTGCCGCCTTCGGGCGCCTTCACCATCAGCGACAGCGACAAGCCGATCGTGCTGATCAGCGGCGGCGTCGGCATCACGCCCACGCTGCCGATGCTCAAGCGCGCGCTGGCCACCGGCCGCGAAGTGCGCTTCATCCATGCGGCGCGCCATGGCGGCGTGCATGCGTTCCGCGACCACGTCGATGCGCTGGCCAAGCAACATCCGCAACTGCGCCGCCATTACGTATACGCCGAGACCCGCGACGGCCATCCGGCGCCGGACGCCGTCGGCTTCCTGGACCGCGATACGCTGGCGGGCTGGTTGCCGCAGTCGCGCGACGTGGAAGCCTATTTCCTGGGCCCGACCGGCTTCATGCGGACGGTAAAGCAGTTGTTGCGCGAGCTGGGCATTCCGGAATCGCAGACCTATTTCGAGTTCTTCGGTCCCGCTGCCAGCCTCAACTGA
- a CDS encoding WD40/YVTN/BNR-like repeat-containing protein has product MLLALAGAAMGQARADDFRLGNLTVTERDDGLLVRADDTVTLVALGSGRYWPPLVLDSAGRIHAGTAVIDAASGRVVRHAGVTLALPHGVSVTVRGRGYRIRRGNASCTVRPAALGLAGSKTAAAALHDGNVKFVPSAAGLVALASWLGWDTRETRYTATAIDIERCQLRAAPLGNPDLLVELNHSPGAGWWITGSIEQTLLRSRDGRHWRPVPLPQGLSSLVSSYLVDDNHIWLAAIHDADLERDPLLVYSADGGRHWRNLPPGDPLLARVPVGWLEGQRRLPQR; this is encoded by the coding sequence TTGCTGCTGGCACTGGCGGGGGCGGCGATGGGGCAGGCCCGAGCGGACGACTTCCGGCTCGGCAATCTCACTGTGACCGAGCGCGACGACGGCCTGCTCGTCAGGGCGGACGACACCGTCACGCTGGTCGCCCTGGGCAGTGGCCGCTATTGGCCACCGCTCGTGCTGGACAGCGCCGGCCGCATCCATGCGGGTACGGCGGTCATCGATGCCGCCAGCGGCCGCGTGGTCCGGCACGCCGGCGTGACGCTGGCCCTGCCGCACGGGGTGTCGGTCACGGTCCGGGGGCGGGGCTATCGCATCCGTCGCGGCAATGCCAGCTGTACGGTGCGGCCGGCCGCGCTGGGCCTGGCTGGCAGCAAGACAGCGGCCGCCGCCCTGCATGACGGCAACGTAAAATTCGTGCCGTCGGCTGCCGGGCTGGTCGCGCTGGCGAGCTGGCTGGGTTGGGACACGCGCGAGACGCGCTATACCGCGACGGCGATCGACATCGAACGCTGCCAGCTGCGCGCCGCGCCGTTGGGCAATCCGGACCTGCTCGTCGAACTGAACCATTCACCCGGGGCCGGCTGGTGGATCACGGGATCGATCGAACAGACGTTGCTGCGTTCGCGCGACGGTCGCCATTGGCGACCGGTGCCGCTGCCGCAAGGCCTGTCCAGCCTGGTCAGCAGTTATCTCGTGGACGACAATCACATCTGGCTGGCGGCGATCCACGATGCCGACCTGGAGCGCGATCCCCTGTTGGTGTACTCCGCCGACGGTGGCCGCCACTGGCGCAACCTGCCGCCCGGCGATCCCTTGCTGGCACGCGTACCCGTGGGCTGGCTGGAGGGACAACGGCGCCTGCCGCAGCGCTGA
- a CDS encoding GNAT family N-acetyltransferase: protein MLVTLESVTIDNFETLIEMRLPPEQDRWLANNAESIAQAHFYTDWRMHAIYCDGAPAGFLLYDSVAHDEPGHYGIYRFMVTHERQGRGIGRRALQLLLDELRARPDARRITICYKPDNLAARRLYLACGFAEIGIDADGEMIAEIRLSAARPAPSPAPAFP from the coding sequence GTGCTCGTTACGCTCGAATCCGTCACCATCGACAATTTCGAAACCCTGATCGAGATGCGCCTGCCGCCCGAACAGGACCGCTGGCTCGCCAACAACGCCGAGTCCATCGCGCAGGCGCACTTCTATACCGACTGGCGCATGCATGCCATCTATTGCGACGGCGCGCCGGCCGGGTTCCTGCTGTACGACAGCGTGGCGCATGACGAGCCGGGCCATTACGGCATCTACCGCTTCATGGTCACGCACGAACGCCAGGGCCGCGGCATCGGCCGCCGTGCGCTGCAATTGCTGCTGGACGAACTGCGCGCGCGGCCCGATGCGCGCCGCATCACGATTTGCTACAAGCCGGACAACCTGGCGGCGCGGCGCCTGTACCTGGCCTGCGGGTTCGCCGAGATCGGCATCGACGCCGACGGCGAGATGATCGCCGAGATCCGGCTGAGCGCCGCTAGGCCGGCTCCGTCGCCAGCACCAGCGTTTCCTTGA
- a CDS encoding Lrp/AsnC ligand binding domain-containing protein, with product MRTQKESVRTLDKLDRKILHILQADGRISMKDLSEQVGLSITPAIERVKRMERDGVITGYHARLNPAAVGATLLVFVEITLNQKSASHFEQFRREVLRIPEVQECHLVSGDFDYLIKARIHAMAEYRKLLGDMLLNLPGAAQSKSYVVMEEIKETLVLATEPA from the coding sequence ATGCGCACACAAAAGGAATCCGTTCGTACCCTGGACAAGCTGGACCGCAAGATCCTGCACATCCTGCAGGCGGACGGCCGCATCTCGATGAAGGACCTGTCGGAGCAGGTGGGGCTGTCGATCACCCCGGCGATCGAACGGGTCAAGCGCATGGAGCGCGACGGCGTCATCACCGGCTACCACGCCCGCCTGAATCCGGCCGCGGTGGGCGCGACCTTGCTGGTGTTCGTCGAGATCACGCTGAACCAGAAATCGGCCAGCCACTTCGAGCAGTTCCGCCGCGAGGTGCTGCGCATCCCCGAGGTGCAGGAATGCCACCTGGTGTCGGGCGACTTCGACTACCTGATCAAGGCGCGCATCCACGCAATGGCGGAATACCGCAAGCTGCTGGGCGACATGCTGCTGAACCTGCCCGGCGCGGCGCAGTCGAAGAGCTATGTGGTGATGGAGGAGATCAAGGAAACGCTGGTGCTGGCGACGGAGCCGGCCTAG
- a CDS encoding RrF2 family transcriptional regulator: MRLTSFTDYTLRSLIYLGMNRDRLATIQDIADLHKISKNHLTKVIHQLGASGLVETVRGRNGGLRLAREPEDINIGAVVRQSEPDFFIAECFDQSSHDCIFTGACALQHKLGEAMRAFLTVLDGVTLADVLPRPRSAMGQALHEQPVVLHRLLK; encoded by the coding sequence ATGAGACTGACTTCCTTTACCGATTACACGCTGCGTTCCCTGATCTACCTGGGAATGAACCGCGACCGCCTGGCCACCATCCAGGACATCGCCGACCTGCACAAGATCTCGAAGAACCACCTGACCAAGGTGATCCACCAGCTGGGTGCCAGCGGCCTGGTCGAGACCGTGCGGGGCCGCAATGGCGGCCTGCGCCTGGCGCGCGAGCCGGAAGACATCAATATCGGCGCCGTGGTGCGCCAGAGCGAGCCGGACTTCTTCATCGCCGAGTGCTTCGACCAGTCCAGCCACGACTGCATCTTCACCGGCGCCTGCGCGCTGCAGCACAAGCTGGGCGAGGCCATGCGCGCGTTTCTCACCGTGCTGGACGGGGTCACCCTGGCCGACGTGCTGCCGCGCCCGCGCAGCGCGATGGGCCAGGCGCTGCACGAGCAGCCCGTCGTGCTGCACCGCCTGCTCAAATAG
- a CDS encoding D-amino acid dehydrogenase — translation MRVVILGSGVIGVTTAYYLARSGHDVTVLDRQPGPALETSFANAGQISPGYASPWAAPGIPLKAMKWMLQRHAPLSITPDGTLFQLQWMWQMLKNCNADSYAVNKERMVRLAEYSRDCFKTLRAATGISYEGRQQGTTQLFRTQKQMDDAAKDIEVLKETGVPYELLGARELLSAEPGIAAERLVGGLRLPNDETGDCQLFTTKLTAMAKELGVKFRYNVDITGLVTKGDEIGGVRCGSEIVTADSYVVALGAYSTPLLKNLVDIPVYPLKGYSITVPIVDAAKAPTSTILDETYKIAVTRFDERIRVGGMAEIAGYDKRLNPRRRETLEMVVNDLFPGAGNTAEATFWTGLRPMTPDGTPVVGRTPLRNLFVNTGHGTLGWTMSCGSAQLLADIMSARRPAIHADDLSVERYRRGGPARQPQLAGA, via the coding sequence ATGCGCGTAGTCATTCTGGGGAGCGGTGTTATCGGCGTCACCACGGCGTATTACCTGGCCCGTTCCGGCCATGACGTGACGGTACTGGACCGCCAACCCGGCCCGGCCCTGGAGACCAGCTTCGCCAACGCCGGCCAGATTTCGCCCGGCTACGCATCGCCGTGGGCGGCGCCCGGCATTCCGCTGAAGGCCATGAAGTGGATGCTGCAGCGCCACGCGCCGCTGTCGATCACGCCGGACGGCACGCTGTTCCAGCTGCAGTGGATGTGGCAGATGCTGAAGAACTGCAATGCCGACAGCTATGCCGTCAACAAGGAGCGCATGGTGCGGCTTGCCGAGTACAGCCGTGACTGCTTCAAAACCCTACGGGCCGCCACCGGCATCAGCTATGAAGGCCGCCAGCAAGGCACGACCCAGCTGTTCCGCACCCAGAAGCAGATGGACGATGCCGCCAAGGATATCGAAGTGCTGAAGGAAACCGGCGTGCCGTACGAACTGCTGGGCGCGCGCGAACTGCTGTCGGCCGAGCCGGGCATCGCGGCCGAGCGCCTGGTCGGCGGCCTGCGCCTGCCGAACGACGAGACCGGCGACTGCCAGCTGTTCACGACCAAGCTGACGGCCATGGCCAAGGAGCTGGGCGTCAAGTTCCGCTACAACGTCGACATCACCGGGCTCGTCACCAAAGGCGACGAGATCGGCGGCGTGCGCTGCGGCAGCGAGATCGTCACGGCCGACTCGTACGTGGTCGCGCTGGGCGCCTATTCCACGCCGCTGCTGAAGAACCTGGTGGACATTCCCGTCTATCCGCTCAAGGGCTACTCGATCACGGTGCCCATCGTGGATGCGGCCAAGGCACCGACGTCGACGATCCTGGACGAGACCTACAAGATCGCCGTCACCCGTTTCGACGAGCGCATCCGGGTGGGCGGCATGGCCGAGATCGCGGGCTACGACAAGCGCCTGAATCCGCGCCGCCGCGAAACGCTGGAGATGGTCGTCAACGACCTGTTCCCCGGCGCCGGCAATACGGCTGAAGCGACATTCTGGACCGGTTTGCGTCCGATGACACCGGATGGCACGCCGGTGGTCGGCCGCACCCCGCTGCGCAACCTGTTCGTCAACACCGGTCACGGCACCCTGGGCTGGACGATGTCGTGCGGTTCCGCGCAGCTCCTGGCCGACATCATGTCGGCCCGCCGCCCGGCGATCCATGCGGACGACCTGTCCGTGGAACGCTACCGCCGGGGCGGCCCGGCGCGCCAGCCGCAGTTGGCGGGCGCCTGA
- a CDS encoding DUF4424 family protein, whose product MRTGAGLLAGAMAAAACPLAAGYENELGVPLSLAADIGPLALQRSAVRLDGRAVTITNVLRNESAAAQTAAFYASTPIFGRLGIAEEHDDKRFAELAVLVQGRPARLRRAAATYFDGRDITRQLAHAGIDPLHPDQPTSRPLARLPSRVADNAERWRSAVTYSWHTTLAAGATSVQEIRYRAIPRFGLQMTASPELDRQVAQFCGDPATVRRAIDASDPGAEVVMVERYDIPLDDSMLRDVDITVSQPARNWLGARPLLTLACGLATQDGGKLAGTMAPVDATLGFLVISAIGPVEAHATVVGD is encoded by the coding sequence TTGCGCACCGGCGCCGGCCTGCTCGCCGGTGCGATGGCCGCGGCGGCCTGCCCACTTGCAGCGGGTTACGAAAACGAGCTTGGCGTACCGCTCTCGCTGGCCGCCGACATCGGGCCGCTGGCGCTGCAGCGTAGCGCCGTCCGGCTCGACGGTCGTGCGGTCACCATCACGAACGTGTTGCGCAACGAAAGCGCGGCAGCACAAACGGCCGCGTTCTATGCCAGCACGCCCATCTTTGGCCGCTTGGGCATCGCCGAGGAGCACGACGACAAGCGCTTCGCCGAGCTGGCGGTGCTGGTGCAAGGGCGGCCGGCACGGCTGCGCCGTGCGGCGGCGACCTACTTCGATGGACGCGACATCACTCGCCAGTTGGCGCATGCCGGCATCGACCCGCTGCACCCGGACCAGCCGACGTCGCGCCCGCTGGCCCGGTTGCCGTCCCGTGTGGCTGACAATGCCGAGCGATGGCGCAGCGCCGTGACATACTCCTGGCACACGACTCTCGCCGCCGGTGCCACCAGCGTGCAGGAGATCCGTTATCGGGCGATACCGCGCTTCGGCCTGCAGATGACCGCGTCGCCGGAGCTGGACCGGCAGGTCGCGCAGTTCTGCGGCGATCCCGCCACCGTGCGACGCGCGATCGATGCAAGCGATCCGGGCGCCGAGGTGGTGATGGTCGAGCGCTATGACATCCCGCTGGATGACAGCATGCTGCGCGACGTCGACATCACCGTCTCTCAGCCCGCGCGCAACTGGCTGGGCGCCAGGCCGCTGCTGACGCTGGCATGCGGCTTGGCGACGCAAGACGGCGGCAAGCTTGCCGGCACGATGGCACCCGTCGATGCGACGCTCGGTTTCCTGGTCATTTCCGCGATTGGTCCGGTGGAGGCGCATGCGACCGTGGTGGGCGATTAG
- a CDS encoding NAD(P)/FAD-dependent oxidoreductase has protein sequence MHSNYVIVGGGAGGLELACKLGRKLGPNKVMLVDSRLYHIWKPSLHEVAAGTLDIHAEGLSYQMLAHDNGFTYVYGALEALDAAANTITVSPIETQSGEMVLPERRIGYDSLVLAVGSTSNYFGVPGAREHTISLNATEDAERFRLTLLKLLAKAATAKSGQGGSQGIDIVIIGGGATGVELAAELREASGVYAAYGFGHLQPLQDVRITILEGAPRILAPLPERVSAAAVKLLAERGVKVSAETRVTQIEPDRVTVGNGTVYPSDITVWAAGIKAPDFLAQLGLPTAKGGQLDVTGELVVKGFPNIYALGDCALCIGADGKPVPPRAQAAHQQADYLLDALLRKEQGKPASGKPYVYRDYGSLVSFGQSTSVGSLMGSLQGSNWFVEGTFARLMYTSLHLMHHQAIMGTLRTGVLALARFLIKRSTPHVKLH, from the coding sequence TTGCACAGCAACTATGTCATCGTCGGAGGCGGGGCGGGCGGCCTGGAACTGGCCTGCAAACTGGGCCGCAAGCTGGGCCCGAACAAGGTCATGCTGGTGGACAGCCGGCTGTACCACATCTGGAAGCCGTCGCTGCACGAGGTGGCGGCCGGCACGCTGGACATCCATGCCGAAGGCCTGTCGTACCAGATGCTGGCGCACGACAACGGCTTTACCTACGTCTATGGCGCGCTGGAAGCGCTGGACGCTGCCGCCAACACGATCACCGTCAGCCCCATCGAGACCCAGTCCGGCGAGATGGTGCTGCCCGAGCGGCGCATCGGCTACGACTCGCTGGTGTTGGCGGTGGGCAGTACCTCCAATTACTTCGGCGTGCCGGGCGCGCGCGAGCACACCATTTCGCTGAACGCCACCGAGGACGCGGAGCGTTTCCGCCTGACCTTGCTGAAGCTGCTGGCCAAGGCCGCCACCGCCAAGAGCGGCCAAGGCGGCAGCCAGGGCATCGACATCGTCATCATCGGCGGTGGTGCCACCGGCGTCGAGCTGGCCGCCGAGTTGCGCGAGGCCAGCGGCGTGTACGCCGCCTACGGTTTCGGCCACCTGCAACCGCTGCAGGACGTGCGCATCACGATCCTGGAAGGTGCGCCGCGCATCCTGGCGCCGCTGCCCGAGCGGGTTTCCGCCGCGGCCGTCAAGCTGCTGGCCGAACGCGGTGTCAAGGTCAGCGCCGAAACCCGGGTGACGCAGATCGAGCCCGACCGGGTCACGGTGGGCAACGGCACCGTCTACCCGTCCGACATCACCGTGTGGGCGGCCGGCATCAAGGCGCCCGACTTCCTGGCCCAGCTGGGGCTGCCGACGGCCAAGGGCGGCCAGCTCGACGTCACCGGCGAGCTGGTCGTCAAGGGCTTCCCGAACATCTACGCGCTGGGCGACTGCGCGCTGTGCATCGGCGCGGACGGCAAGCCGGTGCCGCCGCGTGCCCAGGCGGCGCACCAGCAGGCCGACTACCTGCTGGACGCGCTGCTGCGCAAGGAGCAGGGCAAGCCGGCCAGCGGCAAGCCGTATGTCTACCGCGACTACGGCTCGCTGGTGTCGTTTGGCCAGTCGACCTCCGTCGGCAGCCTGATGGGCTCACTGCAGGGCAGCAACTGGTTCGTCGAAGGGACGTTCGCGCGCCTGATGTACACCAGCCTGCACCTGATGCATCACCAGGCCATCATGGGCACCTTGCGCACCGGCGTGCTGGCGCTGGCGCGCTTCCTGATCAAGCGCTCGACGCCGCACGTCAAGCTGCACTGA